The proteins below are encoded in one region of Actinomycetota bacterium:
- a CDS encoding endonuclease has product MLLGAHVSIADGIDKSLIRGAKIGCDTIQIFVKSNLQWKARDIKNFEIQEFFINKRETKIEL; this is encoded by the coding sequence ATGTTGCTTGGAGCCCATGTATCTATTGCTGATGGTATAGACAAGTCTCTTATTCGTGGGGCAAAAATTGGATGTGATACTATTCAGATTTTCGTTAAAAGTAACCTCCAGTGGAAGGCAAGAGATATTAAAAACTTTGAAATACAGGAATTTTTTATAAATAAACGTGAAACCAAAATTGAGCTG